One window from the genome of Enterobacter asburiae encodes:
- the lpxM gene encoding lauroyl-Kdo(2)-lipid IV(A) myristoyltransferase (LpxM is lauroyl-Kdo(2)-lipid IV(A) myristoyltransferase, an enzyme characterized in Escherichia coli and involved in biosynthesis of the form of lipid A found in that species and some closely related species.), with translation METKKNNIEYIPEFEKSFRHPRNWGAWLGVYAFAGMAMLPASVRDPVLGKIGRLAGRLGKSARRRAQINLYYCFPEKSDAEREAIIDEMYTTAPQAMAMMAELALKGPDKIVDRVDWKGLDIIEEMRRNDEKVIFLVPHGWGVDIPAMLMASQGQKMAAMFHNQGNKIYDFVWNTVRRRFGGRLHARNDGIKPFIQSVRQGYWGYYLPDQDHGPEHSEFVDFFATYKATLPAIGRLMKVCRARVIPLFPVYDGKTHRLSIEVRPPMDDLLTADDHTIARRMNEEVEILVGPHAEQYTWILKLLKTRKPGETEPYKRKELYPRK, from the coding sequence ATGGAAACCAAAAAAAACAATATTGAATACATTCCTGAGTTTGAAAAATCCTTCCGCCATCCGCGCAACTGGGGCGCCTGGCTTGGTGTTTACGCCTTTGCGGGGATGGCGATGCTGCCTGCCTCTGTTCGCGATCCCGTTCTCGGTAAAATTGGCCGTCTGGCCGGGCGTTTAGGCAAGAGCGCCCGCCGCCGCGCGCAGATCAACCTGTACTACTGTTTTCCTGAGAAAAGCGACGCCGAGCGCGAGGCAATCATTGATGAGATGTATACCACCGCGCCGCAGGCAATGGCGATGATGGCGGAACTGGCGCTGAAAGGGCCGGATAAAATCGTCGATCGCGTTGACTGGAAAGGGCTGGACATTATCGAGGAGATGCGCCGCAACGACGAGAAAGTCATTTTCCTCGTCCCCCACGGCTGGGGCGTTGATATTCCGGCGATGCTCATGGCCTCTCAGGGGCAGAAAATGGCGGCGATGTTCCATAACCAGGGAAATAAAATCTACGATTTTGTCTGGAACACGGTGCGTCGTCGTTTTGGCGGACGTTTGCATGCGCGTAACGATGGCATTAAGCCCTTCATTCAGTCGGTACGTCAGGGGTACTGGGGCTACTATCTACCGGATCAGGACCACGGCCCCGAGCACAGCGAGTTTGTCGATTTCTTTGCAACCTATAAAGCAACGCTCCCCGCGATTGGCCGTCTGATGAAGGTCTGTCGTGCCCGCGTAATCCCGCTATTCCCGGTCTATGACGGCAAAACGCATCGTCTGAGTATTGAGGTCCGTCCGCCGATGGACGATCTGCTCACCGCGGACGACCACACCATCGCGCGTCGAATGAACGAAGAGGTGGAAATACTGGTGGGGCCACATGCCGAACAGTACACGTGGATACTGAAGCTGCTTAAAACGCGTAAACCGGGTGAAACAGAGCCCTATAAACGCAAAGAGCTTTATCCGAGGAAATAA